In Kiritimatiellia bacterium, a single genomic region encodes these proteins:
- a CDS encoding type II toxin-antitoxin system RelE/ParE family toxin, whose translation MRYTVRLDRSPQKFLDALHGDIYTRIISALHALVDDPRPHGVKKLKGYRDYWRIRVGDYRIIYTIQDDRLVVIVIRIGHRREVYS comes from the coding sequence GTGAGATACACTGTCCGGCTTGATCGAAGCCCCCAGAAATTCCTCGATGCTCTGCATGGTGATATTTATACCCGCATTATTTCCGCATTACACGCCTTGGTTGATGATCCCCGCCCGCATGGAGTTAAAAAGCTGAAAGGCTATCGGGATTACTGGCGAATCCGTGTCGGAGACTACCGCATTATCTACACAATTCAAGACGACCGCTTGGTTGTGATTGTCATTCGCATTGGCCACCGCCGGGAAGTGTACAGTTAA
- a CDS encoding type II toxin-antitoxin system Phd/YefM family antitoxin: protein MTTVSVTQAAKDFAGTLRRVTVQHEAVVLKRGRRAVAVMLSPAVLDALEDLEDIRHADKAMAAYERDQSGAITLEEYERQREGKA from the coding sequence ATGACAACAGTATCCGTTACACAAGCTGCAAAAGACTTCGCCGGAACGCTTCGCCGCGTTACTGTCCAGCATGAAGCCGTTGTTCTCAAGCGTGGCCGCCGGGCTGTGGCCGTTATGTTGTCGCCCGCCGTGCTGGACGCGCTTGAAGACCTTGAAGACATCCGTCATGCAGATAAGGCAATGGCTGCGTATGAACGCGATCAGTCCGGCGCGATTACGTTGGAAGAATACGAACGCCAGCGCGAAGGCAAGGCGTGA
- a CDS encoding tetratricopeptide repeat protein, with the protein MKNKLCLLLFVFAAGCLAAANGAEPPEVANEAVLSKQLAESLSQAIELQAKIEQVRAALSEINDTLEHEKKTAAILKTERKRRAEALKRAEKARVAAGQAEKERLVLASRLAELEQNLSGFRQNAPTGRLQSEITKERQALAEIEDKIKKYEKEQRAAGNAVVELKKQLNTLRKNSRLTSQNENEKKRLQSRLESLRRQRAGADAQMNAMEGKLKESEQSAAELRNMIAVAENQSEKDRETAESIAALEQELAKETARAQEAAERLEQQNGKLAAVEDEKGRLGKNLILAREKLGRDEKNINQLSAVKLQLAEQGKKRADAESELQQLEQKAGVLEKENEKLERQLIEVGKLILRNEEELQKSARVAEELSKETELAQEAAGRFREREEILKQLAAEKLALQAELGKAEQKLAQGKNEMRESEEKRRALIAAKEANAVFRKKERELAGLEKESRARINELEDKTRAIAMRSASLSLPAEQPAAVDRAGMVSPTDAFSSPEKAPDETGRSSNDILAAEQAVLSRARMDGSEVFGQDDGTVRRQDEQTGSRTRRKQLEKAEKHYALGIQKWDDDNLDGAIVEFKQAIRLNPDAAGAYYNISLAYLRQGQKKAACEYAYQAGDCYIRNKNPVQATRMTVLLTKIDPNSPFLPKLRNKIAAFAR; encoded by the coding sequence ATGAAAAACAAATTATGTTTATTGCTTTTTGTTTTTGCCGCGGGTTGTCTGGCGGCCGCGAACGGCGCCGAGCCGCCGGAGGTGGCAAACGAGGCCGTGCTTTCAAAACAACTGGCCGAATCGTTGTCTCAAGCCATTGAACTGCAAGCAAAAATTGAGCAGGTCCGCGCCGCATTATCCGAAATCAACGATACGCTTGAACATGAGAAAAAAACAGCGGCAATCCTAAAGACGGAAAGAAAGCGCAGGGCGGAAGCATTAAAGCGCGCTGAAAAAGCGCGGGTTGCGGCCGGACAAGCCGAAAAAGAGCGTTTAGTGTTGGCCAGCCGTTTGGCGGAGCTTGAGCAGAACCTTTCCGGCTTTCGGCAAAATGCTCCGACGGGCAGGCTACAAAGCGAAATCACGAAAGAAAGACAGGCGTTGGCAGAGATTGAGGACAAAATCAAGAAATATGAAAAAGAGCAGCGCGCAGCCGGGAACGCCGTTGTTGAATTGAAAAAACAATTAAACACGCTCCGGAAAAATTCGCGCCTGACCTCGCAAAATGAAAACGAAAAAAAACGCCTGCAGTCCCGTCTTGAAAGCCTGCGCCGCCAGCGGGCCGGGGCGGACGCCCAAATGAATGCGATGGAAGGAAAACTTAAGGAAAGCGAACAGTCCGCCGCGGAATTGAGGAATATGATCGCCGTGGCCGAGAATCAGTCGGAAAAGGACAGGGAAACGGCTGAATCCATTGCCGCATTGGAGCAGGAGCTTGCGAAAGAAACCGCGCGGGCGCAGGAAGCCGCGGAGCGGCTTGAACAGCAGAACGGCAAACTCGCGGCGGTTGAGGATGAAAAAGGCCGGCTTGGCAAGAATCTGATTCTTGCCAGGGAAAAGCTGGGACGGGATGAGAAGAATATAAATCAACTGTCCGCCGTCAAGCTTCAGCTTGCCGAGCAGGGGAAAAAACGCGCTGATGCTGAGTCTGAATTGCAGCAACTGGAGCAAAAAGCAGGCGTTCTGGAGAAGGAAAACGAGAAGCTGGAACGGCAGTTGATTGAAGTCGGAAAACTGATCCTGCGGAATGAAGAGGAACTGCAAAAGAGCGCGCGCGTGGCTGAAGAATTAAGCAAGGAAACGGAACTTGCTCAGGAGGCAGCCGGGCGTTTCCGGGAAAGGGAAGAAATTCTGAAACAGCTTGCCGCGGAAAAGCTCGCGCTTCAGGCTGAGCTGGGGAAAGCCGAACAGAAACTGGCGCAAGGCAAAAACGAGATGAGAGAGTCCGAAGAAAAACGCCGCGCGCTGATTGCGGCAAAAGAAGCAAATGCTGTTTTTAGGAAGAAAGAGCGCGAACTGGCCGGACTTGAAAAGGAAAGCAGAGCCCGGATAAACGAGCTGGAGGATAAAACGCGCGCCATTGCCATGAGAAGCGCATCATTGTCTTTGCCGGCGGAACAACCCGCGGCCGTTGACCGGGCCGGAATGGTATCCCCGACTGATGCCTTTTCCAGTCCGGAAAAAGCGCCGGATGAAACCGGCCGCTCATCCAACGATATTTTGGCGGCGGAGCAGGCTGTTTTAAGCAGGGCGCGCATGGATGGTTCGGAGGTTTTCGGCCAGGATGATGGAACCGTCCGGCGCCAGGATGAACAAACCGGCAGCCGCACCAGGCGGAAACAGCTTGAGAAGGCGGAAAAGCATTATGCCCTTGGAATACAAAAATGGGACGACGACAATCTGGATGGCGCCATTGTTGAATTCAAGCAGGCCATTCGTCTCAATCCCGACGCCGCCGGCGCGTATTACAACATAAGCCTTGCGTATCTGCGCCAGGGACAGAAAAAGGCGGCATGTGAGTACGCCTATCAGGCCGGCGATTGTTATATCAGGAATAAGAATCCTGTTCAGGCCACAAGAATGACGGTGCTCCTGACAAAAATTGACCCAAATTCCCCATTCCTTCCCAAGCTAAGGAACAAAATTGCCGCGTTTGCCAGATAA
- a CDS encoding 2-oxoacid:acceptor oxidoreductase family protein, which yields MIERIIIAGTGGQGIVTLGKMLARTAMDSYPFVTFFPSYGAEVRGGVSSCQVILSTEEIASPLAEKFDTVIAMNQQAAERFVAYIERKGLAIANSTLCRVNSLDWHFIRVQATKIADQLGNIKAANLVMLGSMLARKSIVSLTKMEKTIRNSFAGFPQTIIKINLNAFRQGLSI from the coding sequence ATGATTGAACGAATTATTATCGCGGGCACGGGTGGACAGGGGATTGTAACGCTTGGAAAAATGCTGGCCCGGACAGCCATGGATTCCTACCCTTTCGTAACTTTCTTTCCTTCTTACGGCGCGGAAGTCAGAGGGGGTGTGTCATCCTGCCAGGTGATTTTATCAACCGAGGAAATCGCATCGCCGCTGGCCGAAAAATTTGACACGGTGATCGCCATGAACCAGCAGGCGGCGGAACGCTTTGTCGCATATATTGAACGAAAGGGACTGGCGATTGCCAACAGCACGCTCTGCCGGGTCAACAGCCTGGACTGGCACTTTATCAGAGTACAAGCCACAAAAATTGCCGACCAGCTCGGCAACATCAAGGCCGCCAACCTGGTCATGCTGGGTTCCATGCTGGCAAGGAAATCAATAGTGTCGCTGACCAAAATGGAAAAAACGATAAGGAACAGTTTTGCGGGATTCCCCCAGACGATAATAAAAATCAACCTGAATGCCTTTCGGCAAGGACTTTCTATATAA